A window from Podospora bellae-mahoneyi strain CBS 112042 chromosome 1 map unlocalized CBS112042p_1.3, whole genome shotgun sequence encodes these proteins:
- a CDS encoding uncharacterized protein (CAZy:PL42; EggNog:ENOG503P0H1; COG:S) → MLSRPTYTVLGSDPTNRKCRINCYAFQQDAIVTFQGWQYAAFCSPLPDVAEPLYVHLARRRLLEPPHDNPGSWEVLALTDYPQTVDDGHNTVQLGICPGDGTIHLSYDHHCDVLRYRYSCRDLALKPTEFTWISSHFTTTLDYLPGLPASHKPFHYVTYPRFCAADSDLLFTLRDGKAGLGNDHLYVYSSSSGRCSYLGQHLTGIQSNPYIHGLSYRSGRLHLTWVYRDFVHYDGWDDLADAKHKQQAGPNGAENNHDLCYAYSDGLGKTWKNGQGKEIASRDLGISTIDNNSEGIVVFRIPKRSGLTNQESQVVDLDGGVHVLNRSSLPVGSNHRSGVKAVHWRHYYKAPDDDGIWSEFMLRPVYGSTRGRLAVSKTGDVIIILPDAQNGRVYIEKATKSSGYTVHEEVWSGEGLRGEPLVDLPRLENDNVLSLMVLADTKPSNDIDSGTRNVVVLDFEL, encoded by the exons ATGCTTTCACGTCCCACCTACACGGTGCTGGGTTCAGATCCCACCAACCGCAAATGCAGAATCAATTGTTATGCCTTTCAGCAGGATGCCATCGTCACATTTCAAGGCTGGCAGTATGCTGCCTTTTGCAGCCCCCTTCCAGATGTCGCTGAACCGCTTTATGTGCACCTCGCCAGGAGGCGGCTCCTAGAACCCCCACACGATAATCCGGGAAGCTGGGAGGTGCTGGCATTGACAGACTACCCCCAGACAGTTGATGACGGCCACAATACCGTTCAGCTAGGCATCTGTCCTGGTGACGGCACAATTCATCTATCATATGATCATCATTGTGATGT GCTTCGCTATCGTTACTCCTGTCGAGATCTTGCCTTGAAGCCCACCGAGTTCACCTGGATAAGCTCCCACTTTACAACAACGCTCGACTACCTTCCCGGGCTCCCTGCGTCTCACAAACCCTTCCATTACGTCACCTACCCCCGGTTCTGTGCGGCCGATTCTGATCTTCTTTTTACGCTCAGAGACGGCAAAGCAGGTCTGGGAAATGACCATCTTTATGTCtattcttcttcctctggccGTTGCTCCTACCTTGGCCAGCATCTCACTGGGATTCAAAGCAATCCGTATATCCATGGCCTGAGCTACCGCTCGGGCAGACTGCATTTGACATGGGTCTACCGTGATTTTGTCCACTATGACGGATGGGATGATCTCGCAGACGCCAAGCACAAGCAGCAGGCTGGGCCCAACGGAGCGGAGAACAATCATGATTTATGTTATGCTTACAGCGACGGCCTCGGAAAAACATGGAAGAATGGCCAGGGCAAAGAGATTGCGTCAAGAGACCTGGGGATTAGCACTATCGATAACAACAGCGAGGGGATTGTTGTTTTTCGCATCCCTAAAAGATCAGGTCTCACAAATCAGGAATCTCAAGTCGTTGATCTGGATGGCGGTGTCCATGTTTTGAACAGGAGTTCCTTGCCAGTTGGATCGAACCACAGGAGCGGCGTAAAAGCCGTCCACTGGAGACATTATTACAAGGCgccggatgatgatg GAATTTGGTCTGAATTTATGCTCCGACCAGTATATGGCAGCACCAGGGGAAGGCTGGCTGTTTCAAAAACCGGGGATGTAATCATCATTCTTCCCGATGCACAAAATGGACGTGTGTATATTGAAAAGGCAACCAAAAGCAGTGGGTATACTGTTCATGAAGAGGTTTGGTCTGGAGAAGGGCTCAGGGGTGAACCACTGGTTGACCTGCCACGGTTGGAGAACGATAACGTGTTGTCGTTGATGGTCTTGGCTGATACCAAACCATCAAATGACATAGATTCAGGAACGAGGAATGTTGTGGTATTGGACTTTGAATTGTAA
- a CDS encoding uncharacterized protein (EggNog:ENOG503PMMA), translating to MNNPPDQENAAEQQLVRVSFQQRQVERSNTIPTFARHIHCFRLQHPLQGTPPSGGKPKRARLTDQAKEKVLGVRRQGACLRCRMLKIECSLENPCQACLTSALKGTERKVLSWSYCIRTRFVDVDIFQIQSGPQKMRTETLMLKMGALLGRIAQPAEFASLDKPSFNQKITRWLLDEAYTVPELQGGSMVAGMCANLLGLSFASEDGSKKEKEMEELTHDFRRFLMTASMRYSNLESKLTGMVTKQEAWTAGRMSGSRMLLALDKLLTPQYLGKLSRESCQVLFLVVLGAVLGVGYSSKSMGQEMERQSEAGMQVEDWEFQQSPTLWLAMRDHLCQMLAHHLIYLGGLLGIKMDTEMERRVIEWAGKGWGRITPTLLGETDGSQAKGYVWGHGILTPPSEEMQGIERSSRGKMADSNPVYWDESTPRAERPFEPPPPLVAVPFDSEISQFQSENLYSWDQNPTSYLEMDMPSAEPESYDQQSHPVHYSKDLGNQMGFPLRANTEPCYKTPSFEQTRGFKKRRTMWIVRTVDTGPEYGRINVYAKLRGHGRNGRADFSSLETLTGFV from the exons ATGAACAACCCGCCAGATCAAGAGAATGCGGCTGAACAGCAACTCGTCCGGGTTTCTTTTCAACAACGTCAGGTCGAACGATCAAACACCATCCCGACTTTTGCACGACACATACACTGCTTTCGACTACAACACCCGCTGCAGGGCACACCGCCGTCGGGAGGGAAACCAAAAAGGGCGAGATTAACCGACCAAGCCAAGGAAAAGGTACTGGGCGTGAGAAGACAGGGTGCTTGCTTGCGGTGTAGGATGCTCAAGATTGAG TGCTCGCTTGAGAATCCCTGCCAAGCCTGCCTCACCTCGGCCCTCAAGGGGACAGAGAGAAAAGTCCTCAGCTGGAGCTACTGCATCCGGACGAGGTTTGTCGACGTTGACATTTTCCAGATTCAGTCGGGACCACAGAAGATGAGGACAGAAACCCTGATGCTCAAGATGGGCGCTTTGCTCGGGAGGATTGCACAGCCGGCCGAGTTTGCCAGTCTCGACAAGCCGTCTTTCAACCAAAAGATTACGAGGTGGTTGCTGGATGAAGCATATACTGTGCCAGAACTTCAAGGAGGAAGTATGGTGGCCGGCATGTGTGCGAATCTGCTAGGGTTGTCGTTCGCCTCGGAGGACGGGtcaaaaaaggaaaaggagatggaggagttgaCGCATGATTTCCGGAGATTTCTGATGACTGCTTCGATGCGGTATTCCAACTTGGAGTCCAAGTTGACGGGCATGGTCACAAAACAGGAGGCTTGGACAGCAGGGAGGATGTCGGGGTCGAGAATGCTGTTGGCGTTGGATAAGCTACTGACACCACAGTACCTGGGGAAGCTGTCGAGAGAAAGCTGCCAGGTTCTGTTCCTGGTCGTGCTGGGGGCtgtgttgggggttggttaCTCGAGCAAGAGCATGGGGCAAGAGATGGAGCGACAATCCGAGGCTGGCATGCAGGTGGAAGATTGGGAGTTTCAGCAGAGCCCGACACTTTGGCTGGCGATGCGGGATCACTTGTGTCAAATGCTGGCCCATCACCTGATCTATCTCGGCGGTTTGCTTGGCATCAAGATGGACACGGAAATGGAGAGAAGAGTGATTGAATGGGCCGGTAAAGGGTGGGGTAGGATCACACCAACTTTGCTCGGGGAAACGGATGGGTCCCAGGCCAAAGGGTATGTTTGGGGCCACGGAATCTTGACGCCACCAAGCGAGGAGATGCAGGGAATCgagcgcagcagcagaggaaaGATGGCGGACTCGAACCCCGTGTATTGGGACGAGTCAACACCGAGAGCGGAACGGCCTTTTGAACCCCCACCGCCCCTGGTTGCTGTGCCTTTTGACTCTGAAATCTCACAATTCCAGAGCGAAAACTTGTACAGCTGGGATCAGAACCCGACATCCTATCTGGAGATGGACATGCCATCTGCCGAGCCAGAGAGCTATGATCAACAGTCCCATCCCGTGCATTATTCAAAGGATCTAGGGAATCAAATGGGATTCCCCTTGAGAGCAAACACCGAGCCATGTTACAAAACTCCAA GCTTTGAACAAACAAGAGGattcaagaagaggaggacaaTGTGGATTGTTAGGACGGTCGATACCGGTCCGGAATACGGGAGAATCAATGTGTATGCCAAGTTGAGGGGACATGGGCGAAACGGGAGAGCGGATTTTTCAAGCTTGGAGACCTTGACTGGATTTGTTTAA
- a CDS encoding uncharacterized protein (EggNog:ENOG503NV31; COG:O; MEROPS:MER0000928): MAIIKSLVFAGLLAASTALPPVAVGNTVQKGTASLTQVHNPKFVRNGPLELERTLRKYGAPVPHDLKAAVKRVRRARNQKRAESEGADDDDDDENDRGSVQNSPKSYDVEYLMPVSLGTPAQQLNLDLDTGSSDFWVFSTLLKESMINGQTLYDPNASTTADKMEGYSWKITYGDQSYSSGDVYVDTVTIGDLTVSTQAVEAAREVSEEFTADSDNDGLVGLGFGIINTVMPYKQKTFFEKAMPGLDSPVFTADLKSGAPGRYNFGYIDNGAYTGNITYVPVNSSDGFWSWVSPGFQVGTTGSFNSTRIHGIADTGTTLLLLPEGVCEAFYGRIASAKYDASQGGYTFECNDSTTPDFYFGTGNGQMIRIPGSYLAYSKIDTSSLRCFGGMQSDSGVGFTIWGDIALKAAFIVFDQGSERLGWAEKSLY, from the exons ATGGCGATCATCAAGTCTCTCGTTTTCGCAGGTCTCTTGGCCGCTTCCACCGCATTACCACCAGTCGCCGTCGGCAACACGGTCCAAAAGGGCACAGCATCGTTGACACAGGTGCACAACCCCAAGTTCGTACGCAACGGCCCACTTGAGCTTGAAAGAACACTGCGCAAGTACGGCGCGCCTGTTCCGCACGACCTAAAGGCGGCAGTCAAACGGGTTCGGAGAGCAAGAAACCAAAAACGTGCCGAAAGCGAGGGAgcagacgatgacgatgacgatgaaaATGACAGAGGCAGCGTCCAGAACTCACCCAAGTCATACGACGTCGAGTACCTGATGCCCGTTTCCCTTGGCACACCCGCTCAGCAGctcaacctcgaccttgaCACGGGATCCAGTGATTTCTGGGTCTTTAGCACATTGCTCAAGGAGAGCATGATCAACGGGCAGACTCTTTATGACCCCAACGCGAGTACCACGGCGGACAAGATGGAGGGATACTCGTGGAAGATCACGTACGGGGACCAGAGCTACTCGAGCGGGGACGTCTACGTCGACACAGTCACCATTGGTGACTTGACGGTGTCGACTCAGGCTGTGGAAGCAGCCAGGGAGGTCTCGGAAGAGTTCACAGCCGACTCTGACAATGACGGCTTGGTAGGCCTAGGCTttggcatcatcaacacGGTGATGCCCTACAAGCAAAAGACGTTTTTTGAAAAAGCCATGCCTGGGCTTGATTCGCCGGTGTTCACGGCTGATCTCAAGTCTGGCGCCC CTGGCCGCTACAACTTTGGGTACATCGACAACGGGGCCTACACGGGGAACATTACATATGTTCCAGTTAACAGCAGCGACGGCTTCTGGAGCTGGGTGTCGCCCGGGTTCCAAGTTGGCACGACGGGCAGCTTCAACAGTACACGCATTCACGGCATTGCGGACACGGGTACTACCCTGCTCCTTTTGCCCGAGGGCGTATGTGAAGCTTTTTATGGCCGGATTGCCAGCGCCAAGTACGATGCCTCTCAAGGTGGATACACGTTTGAGTGTAACGACTCGACGACTCCCGACTTTTACTTTGGGACCGGGAACGGTCAGATGATCAGGATTCCAGGCAGTTACCTTGCGTACTCGAAAATCGACACCAGTAGTTTGAGGTGCTTCGGAGGGATGCAGAGTGACAGCGGTGTCGGGTTTACCATCTGGGGCGATATAGCCCTCAAAGCAGCCTTTATCGTGTTTGACCAGGGGAGTGAGCGGTTGGGCTGGGCCGAGAAGTCTCTCTACTAG
- a CDS encoding uncharacterized protein (EggNog:ENOG503NXS7; COG:S), producing the protein MADEEKRALETSTASGTIRPFSEGQPPIEGPNELKTELTVGNSEKDHGSDGAEEEEEDLWKPLKMEADIPYEENPLTIRAVVVGCILGSLVAASNLYLGLKTGFTFSANMFGAIFGYGILKFMEKSGGQIPIIGGLFGPQENSIVQAVATGAGGTGGIFVAAIPAMYRLGVMPEGHSPMDDIGAIFTITLVCSFVGLFYVTPLRKFFIVQVARELKLMFPTPTAVALTIRSMHAGAAGSLDAMKKLKCLMICFVGALIHRVVSYYAIGILYDWHFFTWIHIWSGYTSWALNIESWGWYFEWTPAFIGSGILIGLNPAISMFAGAVIAWGLIGPLLVHYGECIGIQLSEDPQWDSYYSFASLRNLGTVTPSPRYWLLWPGVMVMVCSSMAELFVQYKVIWSGVSTIWNQGCGGINGMLVKRGKSSNFFAKHGAPKVRSESMVEDPFPPEQQVKNWMWLVGLLVTVVISMIIFHFQWEMNPGLTLLAILLAFLFSFLAIQIGAVTDTTPLTAAAKASQLVFGAATSGGGFSIKHAQKLNLVAGGIASGGADVAAALVGDFRTGFLIGTSPIKQWVGQCIGSFVSVWLAPGLFVLFTSAYPCIWKGEAEGENCAFDVPSVSAWAAVAEAVTDPNVKIPFSSGMFAIAMGILSVAQVVFRHFYLVGEREKYRKWLPNWGAIALSWVIPAPVFANAALLGAIIAALWRKYNMRTWDIYGYAVAAGFIAGEGLGGVVGAVLTLAGVDGAVKGTQIACPLNSC; encoded by the exons ATGGCtgacgaggagaagagggcgcTCGAGACCAGCACGGCCTCGGGCACCATTCGCCCATTCTCTGAAGGCCAACCACCCATCGAGGGTCCCAATGAGCTCAAAACGGAGCTGACGGTTGGGAATTCAGAAAAGGACCATGGATCCGacggtgccgaggaggaggaggaggatttgtgGAAGCCACTGAAGATGGAAGCCGATATTCCCTATGAGGAGAATCCGCTTACCATCAgagccgttgttgttggttgcaTTCTGGGCTCTCTCGTCGCTGCTTCCAACTTGTACCTTG GTCTCAAAACTGGCTTCACCTTCAGCGCCAACATGTTTGGTGCCATTTTCGGTTATGGTATCCTCAAGTTTATGGAAAAGTCTGGTGGGCAGATTCCCATCATCGGCGGTTTGTTCGGTCCGCAGGAAAACTCCATCGTCCAGGCTGTCGCGACGGGTGCGGGTGGTACCGGCGGCATCTTCGTCGCCGCCATCCCCGCCATGTACCGTCTCGGTGTGATGCCCGAGGGCCACTCGCCCATGGATGACATTGGTGCCATCTTCACTATCACCCTGGTTTGCTCCTTTGTGGGACTGTTCTACGTAACGCCTCTCCGCAAGTTCTTCATTGTCCAGGTCGCCCGTGAGCTGAAGCTCATGTTCCCCACGCCGACCGCCGTCGCCCTTACTATCCGTTCCATGcacgccggcgccgccggtAGCCTTGACGCCATGAAGAAGCTTAAGTGCCTCATGATCTGCTTCGTGGGAGCTCTGATTCACCGTGTCGTCTCGTACTACGCCATCGGCATCCTGTACGACTGGCACTTCTTCACGTGGATTCATATCTGGAGCGGCTACACCAGCTGGGCGCTCAACATTGAATCCTGGGGCTGGTATTTTGAATGGACCCCGGCCTTTATCGGTTCCGGCATCTTGATCGGtctcaaccccgccatttCCATGTTTGCCGGTGCCGTCATTGCCTGGGGTCTTATTGGTCCCCTGCTCGTGCACTACGGTGAATGCATCGGCATCCAGCTGTCTGAGGATCCCCAGTGGGACTCTTACTACAGTTTTGCCTCCCTCAGGAACCTCGGCACGGTTACGCCCTCTCCTCGATACTGGCTTCTCTGGCCCGGTGTCATGGTCATGGTGTGCTCGTCCATGGCCGAGCTCTTTGTCCAGTACAAGGTCATTTGGAGCGGCGTCAGCACCATCTGGAACCAGGGCTGCGGTGGCATCAACGGAATGTTGGTCAAGCGTGGCAAGTCCAGCAACTTCTTCGCCAAGCACGGCGCACCCAAGGTCAGGAGCGAGAGCATGGTTGAGGACCCTTTCCCACCAGAGCAACAGGTTAAGAACTGGATGTGGCTCGTTGGCCTTCTCGTGACGGTCGTCATCTCCATGATCATCTTCCACTTCCAGTGGGAGATGAACCCCGGTCTTACCCTGTTGGCCATCCTGcttgccttcctcttctcgtTCCTCGCCATCCAGATCGGCGCTGTTACCGACACGACCCCCCTGACGGCTGCCGCCAAGGCCTCGCAGCTCGTCTTTGGTGCTGCCACTTCGGGAGGTGGTTTCAGCATCAAGCATGCCCAGAAGCTCAACTTGGTGGCCGGTGGTATCGCGTCTGGCGGTGCTGATGTGGCTGCCGCCCTTGTCGGCGATTTCAGAACCGGTTTCTTGATCGGCACATCGCCCATCAAGCAGTGGGTTGGACAATGCATCGGCAGTTTCGTCTCGGTGTGGCTCGCACCAGGTCTGTTTGTCCTCTTCACGTCGGCCTACCCCTGCATCTGGAAAGGTGAGGCCGAGGGTGAGAACTGCGCTTTCGACGTCCCCTCCGTGTCCGCCTGGGCTGCCGTGGCCGAGGCTGTCACGGACCCCAACGTCAAGATTCCCTTTAGCAGCGGCATGTTTGCCATTGCCATGGGTATCTTGTCTGTTGCGCAGGTCGTCTTCCGTCATTTTTACCTGGTGGGCGAGCGTGAAAAGTACCGCAAGTGGCTGCCCAACTGGGGTGCCATCGCCCTCTCCTGGGTCATCCCCGCCCCGGTGTTTGCCAACGCTGCGTTACTCGGTGCCATCATCGCCGCGCTGTGGAGGAAGTACAACATGCGCACATGGGACATTTACGGCTATGCTGTGGCAGCTG GTTTCATTGCCGGCGAGGgccttggtggtgttgtcggcgCTGTCCTTACGCTGGCCGGCGTCGACGGAGCAGTCAAGGGCACACAGATTGCCTGCCCACTCAACTCTTGCTGA
- a CDS encoding uncharacterized protein (CAZy:CE15; EggNog:ENOG503NWV0; COG:S), with the protein MRYSILFTAATAAVLSAAAPASSENDQEISPSQVQCAPLPSPFPTWQQLPLQSSLPDPFLPLKYTTTDNAAGSSTFARDVMTGNAPNRIKSRAEWYQCRQPEILQLLQEYQFGYYPDPTQEKVEATRSGTTLQITVTGPQNKRGSFKATIQLPSGASSSHPAPVVINIGGMQNQPYLQAGIAVAQFDYTTVAPDSNSKTGAFWSIYNGRDIGVLTAWAWGFHRTLDAIQLIVPEIDPYRVGVTGCSRLGKAALVAGLFDKRITVTMPMSSGVQGLGPYRYFTLSGQGENLENSKQGAGWWSNSKLGSFMNHHENLPFDAHTIAAAIAPRALIIDQGTGDQFVNSKGTATVIFPAAKVVYDWLGAGDKIGINVRSGGHCDMSGFNGILPFVQKIFFNTTTTRNFHSLGTYNTPLATSYPWATAVPQA; encoded by the exons ATGCGTTACTCTATTCTCTTCACTGCGGCGACAGCAGCCGTTTTATCGGCTGCGGCACCAGCATCTAGTGAGAATGACCAAGAGATCTCCCCCAGTCAAGTCCAATGCGCACCCTTGCCTTCTCCCTTCCCGACCTGGCAACAACTCCCACTCCAGTCCTCGCTCCCTGACCCCTTTTTACCGTTAAagtacaccaccaccgacaacgCCGCCGGTTCCTCGACCTTTGCCCGCGATGTCATGACCGGCAACGCCCCCAACCGCATCAAGTCCCGTGCTGAGTGGTACCAGTGCCGCCAACCCGAgatcctccagctcctccaagaaTACCAATTCGGGTACTACCCCGACCCAACCCAGGAAAAGGTCGAAGCCACCCGGTCAGGCACGACCCTGCAAATCACCGTCACGGGTCCCCAAAACAAACGCGGCTCCTTCAAGGCCACCATCCAGCTGCCCTCCGGAGCGAGCAGCTCCCATCCGGCGCCCGTCGTGATCAACATAGGCGGCATGCAAAACCAGCCCTACCTCCAAGCCGGCATCGCCGTCGCCCAGTTCGACTACACCACCGTGGCCCCCGACAGCAACTCAAAGACGGGAGCCTTTTGGAGCATCTACAACGGCCGCGACATTGGCGTCCTGACCGCCTGGGCCTGGGGCTTCCACCGCACCCTCGACGCGATCCAGCTCATTGTCCCAGAGATCGACCCCTACCGCGTCGGTGTGACTGGCTGCTCCCGTCTGGGGAAAGCCGCCCTGGTCGCGGGGCTGTTTGACAAGCgcatcaccgtcaccatgCCCATGTCTTCTGGCGTTCAGGGGCTGGGACCGTACCGGTACTTTACGCTGTCCGGGCAGGGGGAGAACCTCGAGAACAGCAAGCAGGGTGCCGGGTGGTGGTCGAATTCCAAGCTGGGGAGTTTTATGAACCACCACGAGAACCTGCCCTTTGACGCGCACACCATTGCCGCTGCCATCGCTCCGCGGGCGTTGATTATAGACCAGGGAACGGGCGACCAGTTTGTGAACAGCAAAGGGACGGCAACCGTCATTTTCCCAGCGGCCAAGGTGGTGTATGACTGGCTTGGGGCGGGGGACAAGATTGGAATCAATGTCAGGAGCGGAGGACATTGTGATATGAGCGGGTT TAACGGGATCCTGCCCTTTGTGCAAAAGATCtttttcaacaccaccaccaccagaaacTTTCACAGCCTGGGCACCTACAACACCCCCCTGGCCACATCGTACCCTTGGGCAACTGCCGTTCCGCAGGCGTAG
- a CDS encoding uncharacterized protein (EggNog:ENOG503PCN0; COG:S) — protein sequence MADVVLTTQEDGTKPDQFATPVALTPAELAALPHDDAGPKLVACVWTLTFVAGAFLALRLYCRMLKRQSLWWDDYFLIGAILCITAESSLMTYMTTMGYGKHIWDFPMENMIHLLLPMNISGTLSVTAAVWSKTSFGITLLHLTDGWIKKVTWFCIISMNIAMGLSALFPWVSCTPIQKVWDMFVEGTCWAPHILVRYNIFSGSYSAFMDLTLAMLPWKFLWGLQMRNSEKIGVGIAMSMGIFAGITAIIKTSMVNVMLSEDFADAIDLWIWGNAEVSASIIAASIPMLRVLVRDAKTSRQYHSGYVKETGASGNRSRMITISSRPAPTGSDLELHRLGDDDQSDRGILVQNGEKVNPGKNGIAQVTEFTVQYEDEKAAQKV from the exons ATGGCCGACGTAGTCCTTACTACGCAAGAGGACGGCACCAAACCGGACCAGTTCGCCACCCCAGTCGCGCTCACTCCCGCCGAGCTGGCCGCCCTTCCTCACGACGATGCCGGTCCAAAACTCGTGGCCTGCGTCTGGACCCTTACTTTTGTCGCTGGCGCCTTTTTGGCTCTGAGACTCTACTGCCGGATGCTCAAGAGGCAGAGTTTGTGGTGGGATGATTACTTTCTCATTGGAGCTATC TTGTGCATCACCGCCGAATCTTCCTTGATGACCTACATGACCACAATGGGATACGGCAAACACATTTGGGATTTCCCTATGGAGAACATGATTCACCTTTTGCTTCCCATGAACATTTCGGGCACCCTCTCCGTCACGGCTGCCGTGTGGTCCAAGACATCCTTCGGCATCACCTTGCTTCACCTCACCGACGGCTGGATCAAAAAGGTCACCTGGTTCTgcatcatcagcatgaaCATCGCCATGGGCCTGTCCGCCTTGTTTCCCTGGGTCTCTTGCACGCCTATTCAAAAAGTCTGGGACATGTTCGTCGAGGGCACGTGCTGGGCGCCGCACATCTTGGTTCGCTACAACATCTTTTCGGGTTCGTATTCGGCCTTTATGGACTTGACACTTGCCATGCTCCCGTGGAAGTTCCTCTGGGGCCTCCAGATGAGAAACAGCGAGAAGATCGGTGTGGGTATCGCCATGAGCATGGGTATTTTTGCTGGCATCACGGCCATCATCAAGACCAGCATGGTTAATGTCATGTTGTCTGAGGATTTTG CCGACGCCATTGACCTTTGGATTTGGGGCAACGCCGAGGTTTCCGCATCGATCATCGCCGCCTCTATCCCCATGCTTCGTGTTCTCGTTCGTGACGCCAAAACCTCGAGACAATACCACAGCGGCTACGTCAAGGAAACCGGTGCCAGTGGCAACCGCAGCAGAATgatcaccatctccagccgGCCCGCCCCCACCGGCAGCGATCTCGAGCTTCACCGCCTGGGTGACGACGACCAGAGCGACCGAGGAATCCTGGTGCAGAACGGGGAGAAGGTGAACCCAGGCAAGAACGGCATTGCCCAGGTCACTGAATTCACTGTTCAGTATGAGGATGAAAAGGCGGCCCAGAAGGTGTAG
- a CDS encoding uncharacterized protein (EggNog:ENOG503NWK8; COG:L) codes for MTRFCSFPKPTAILRHVLRVLIPVSFALTIYLYLYPVFGTCAFPLPPSSSSETRSPFLETAKSHWVPAFLANTTATATATAINSSIEEPPAPALPSKKAPFRLLTLGDPQLEGSTSIPIEYLGVFPHAKSLVRNFKLSRLGIKQALHDVVDILLEDTFNFFESVRKIIDLFGNDFYLAHIYRSVHWWTRPTHVTVLGDLVGSQWLNEAEFTKRANRYWNRVFRGAEKVPNSLQAYPAEEYDLSGYLSRFDNDTTWARRIINVAGNHDIGYAGDITTNLTARFEKAFGKINYELRFELPLPEGFDSKTLYDPDTNTESTRLIPELRLVVLNDMNLDTPALSTQLQDDTYTFINNVINTAAAVEFEGHYTVILTHIPLYKPTGVCVDQPFFEFHSHDGTLKEQNQLSVAASKGFLEGILGMSASPSAPGGGKGRRGIILNGHDHAGCDTYHYVNQTAEGGELEWQVKRWRQAVREKTVGKEAEGVPGVREITVRSMMGDFGGNAGLLSIWFDEESWQWKADYDTCPLGTQHLWWLVHILDLIAVVGLVVYLACGAFKVVGLDVDGLFWGSSKVSAKMPAPTTQTEKARAQPKAG; via the coding sequence ATGACGCGATTCTGCAGCTTCCCAAAGCCGACGGCGATTCTTCGCCATGTCTTGCGCGTCCTCATTCCCGTCTCCTTCGCCCTGACGATTTACCTCTACCTGTACCCAGTTTTTGGCACCTGCGCATTTCCGCTGCCgccctcttcgtcgtcggaaACACGGTCGCCTTTCCTCGAAACGGCCAAATCCCACTGGGTCCCCGCTTTTCTCGCCAATACGAcggcgacagcgacagcgacagcgatCAACTCGAGCATCGAGGAACCTCCCGCCCCGGCGCTCCCCTCGAAAAAAGCCCCTTTCCGTCTCCTGACCCTCGGCGATCCGCAGTTGGAGGGTTCTACCTCGATTCCGATTGAATACCTCGGCGTTTTCCCCCATGCGAAATCTCTCGTTCGCAACTTTAAGCTGTCGCGACTCGGCATCAAGCAAGCCCTCCACGATGTTGTCGATATTCTGCTAGAGGACACCTTCAACTTTTTCGAGTCGGTCCGCAAGATCATCGACCTGTTCGGCAACGATTTTTACCTTGCCCACATCTATCGGTCTGTCCACTGGTGGACTCGCCCCACACACGTAACGGTATTGGGCGATCTTGTCGGTAGCCAGTGGCTCAACGAGGCCGAGTTCACCAAGCGCGCGAACCGATACTGGAACCGTGTCTTTCGCGGCGCAGAAAAGGTGCCCAATTCTCTGCAGGCGTATCCGGCCGAGGAGTACGATCTGTCCGGGTACCTCTCCCGCTTTGACAATGACACCACCTGGGCCAGGCGCATCATCAACGTGGCGGGCAACCACGACATTGGCTATGCGGGAGACATCACCACGAATCTGACGGCGCGCTTCGAGAAGGCGTTTGGAAAGATCAACTACGAGCTGCGGTTTGAGCTGCCCCTGCCCGAAGGTTTCGACAGCAAGACTCTATATGATCccgacaccaacaccgagTCCACCAGGCTGATCCCCGAGCTGAGATTGGTGGTGCTCAACGACATGAACCTCGACACCCCGGCGCTCTCGACCCAACTGCAAGACGATACTTATACCTTTATCAACAATGTCATCAACACCGCGGCCGCAGTCGAGTTTGAGGGGCACTATACCGTGATTTTGACCCATATCCCGCTGTACAAACCAACCGGTGTCTGCGTCGACCAGCCCTTTTTCGAATTCCACTCGCACGACGGGACTCTGAAAGAGCAAAACCAGCTCAGTGTTGCCGCGTCAAAAGGCTTTCTGGAAGGAATCTTGGGCATGTCAGCTTCTCCCAGTGCCCCGGGTGGCGGCaaggggagaagaggcaTTATTCTTAACGGCCACGACCATGCTGGTTGTGACACGTATCATTATGTGAACCAGACggccgagggtggagagTTGGAGTGGCAGGTGAAGCGGTGGAGGCAAGCGGTGAGGGAAAAGACGGTGGGCAAAGAAGCGGAGGGTGTCCCAGGCGTCAGAGAGATCACCGTCAGGAGCATGATGGGAGACTTTGGCGGAAACGCAGGCTTGTTGAGCATCTGGTTCGACGAGGAGAGCTGGCAGTGGAAGGCCGACTACGACACTTGCCCGCTGGGGACGCAGCACCTGTGGTGGCTGGTGCACATTCTGGATCTCATCGCTGTtgttgggctggtggtgtacCTTGCCTGTGGAGCTTtcaaggtggtggggttggatgttgatggtctGTTCTGGGGATCAAGCAAAGTATCAGCCAAGATGCCGGCGCCAACTACACAAACCGAAAAGGCCCGAGCACAGCCCAAAGCCGGGTAG